Proteins encoded by one window of Glycine soja cultivar W05 chromosome 15, ASM419377v2, whole genome shotgun sequence:
- the LOC114387106 gene encoding ethylene-responsive transcription factor ERF017-like, with protein sequence MVKSKSVEKPAEEQQRGGVSAYRGVRKRKWGKYVSEIRLPNSRQRIWLGSYDSAEKAARAFDAAMFCLRGSGANFNFPSDRPNIAGGRNMTPSQIQIAAARFANSEPRKECSGKPVESLTSIEETTSFPVNSDTDTSSPLSVVTIQNDTEVATGSFPGIFSGFGSGNFVPEFSDFPSFDDFGHDFFVHELPGFDYGEENLDGLIIQDSFLWNF encoded by the coding sequence ATGGTGAAGTCGAAGAGCGTGGAGAAACCTGCGGAGGAACAACAACGAGGTGGTGTTTCAGCGTACAGAGGAGTACGGAAGAGGAAGTGGGGGAAGTACGTGTCGGAAATTAGGCTGCCCAACAGCCGTCAAAGGATTTGGTTGGGTTCCTACGACAGCGCCGAAAAGGCGGCGCGTGCATTCGACGCGGCCATGTTCTGCTTACGTGGCAGCGGTGCCAACTTTAATTTCCCGAGCGACCGGCCCAACATCGCTGGCGGGAGGAACATGACGCCCTCGCAGATTCAGATCGCCGCGGCGCGTTTCGCCAATTCGGAGCCCCGAAAGGAGTGTTCGGGTAAACCCGTGGAGTCTTTGACTTCGATTGAGGAAACGACGTCGTTTCCAGTAAATTCGGATACGGATACATCTTCTCCTCTATCAGTAGTGACGATCCAAAACGACACCGAAGTAGCAACCGGGTCGTTTCCGGGTATATTTTCGGGTTTCGGGTCGGGTAATTTCGTCCCCGAATTCTCCGATTTTCCGAGCTTCGATGATTTCGGCCACGATTTCTTCGTGCATGAGCTTCCGGGTTTCGATTACGGAGAAGAGAACTTGGATGGGTTGATAATTCAGGACTCGTTCCTGTGGAATTTCTAA